Within the Acidobacteriota bacterium genome, the region CAATTTTGTTCGTGGTCGGCGTGCAGAATAAACAACACATCCAGGGCGCGTTCGAGAATCGGGTCGGGCTGGTATTTCAACTCCGTGGTCTTAAACATCATGTTTAAGAAATTGCCGGGGTAGCTCAAATCATTGTCCGGGTAAACATACGGAAGTCCCATGCGGTGACGATAGGCAAAAGCCGCAATGGTTGCGACTTTGGCAATCAACCGGGAAATCTGTTTGCGGCGCGAGTCTTCATTGAAAATAGCTTTGGCATCGGGATAAAACGTCGACAACGCGCCGATGGTGCCAATCAACATGCCCATCGGGTGCGCATCATAATGAAAACCGTCAATAAATTTTTTGATGTTTTCGTGAATAAAGGTGTGATGCGTGATATTCCAAGTCCAATCCTTTAACTGCGCTTCATCGGGCAATTCACCATGCAAAATCAGATAAGCGGTTTCGAGATGCGAACTATGTTCGGCGAGTTGTTCAATCGGATAGCCGCGATATCTGAGGATGCCTTTGTCGCCGTCAATCAAGGTGATTTTACTTTTGCACGATGCCGTGTTGGTAAATGCCGGGTCATAAGTCATCAAGCCAAAGTCATCGTCCGAGGTTTTAATCTTGCGTAAATCGATGGCTTTGATGGTGCCGTTGTCAATCGGCACTTCGTACTGCTTGCCGGTTCGATTATCGGTAATGGTGAGAGTTTGTGCGCTCATCTTTGCCTCCTGAAAATTAGTTAACTACTGGTACAGACCGCGCAATTATAAATGAGCCGGTTTGTAACTGTGGAGCGCCCGCACATATTGGGCGCGTTCAAAATCGCTGGGATTGGCGCAGTTTTTCTGGCTCATGCTGCCCTGCAACTGGCGAACCGATTCATATTCGTGTTCTGCCATCCATTCGATTAAATCACGCTCAATGATTTTGATATGGTCTATGCCGCGCCTAAAAAGGACTGAGCATAGCTGTGTGACGTTTGCTCCGACCATCAACATTTTTAACACATCTTGTGCCGTATGGATACCACTGGTTGCAGCAAGTGATGCATGAATGCGCCCGTAAAGAATGGCGATCCAGCGCATCGGCAGGCGCATTGCCTGCGGCGTGCTCAAAATGATGTTGGGAAAAACCTCCAGAGCTTCGAGGTTAAGGTCAGGTTGATAAAAACGGTTAAACAAAACCAGTCCATCGGCTCCTTCACCGTCAAGACGTTTGGCAAAATTGGCGAGGTTGCTGAAAAATGGACTGAGCTTTATCGAAACCGGAATCTTGACATGGGGTTTGACCATTTCAAGTATATCGAGATAGGTGTGCTCGATTTCAACCCCGGAAATATCCGGGTCAGTCGGGATGTAATAAATATTTAATTCGATGGCATCGGCTCCAGCCTGTTCAATCTCTTTCGCATAATCCGTCCAGCCGCCGATGGATGAACCATTGAGACTGCCGATAATCGGAATGTTCACGGCTTCTTTGGCTCTGCGAATGTGATTGAGATAACCTTCGGGTCCGAGATGATAATCGAGCGGTTCGGGAAAAAAGGTCAACGCTTCGGCAAAACTTTCGGTGCCGTAACTCAAATGATAATTCAACTCAAAGCGGTCATTGGTGAGTTGCTCTTCAAACAGCGAATGCAAAACCACGGCTGACGCGCCCGCATCCTCCATGCGTTTGATGTTGTCAAGCTCTTCCGAAAGCGGCGAAGCCGATACAATCAGCGGCGTTCGTAAATTCATTCCCAGATAAGAGGTGTTGAGCTTCATGAGATAACCTTTCGTTTTCAGTTATTCACTGCTTTGAAATTTCCATCCCCACCGGTTTACAAAAATTCAGCCCGGCTGCAATAACCGTTGTTGACTACTGCACGGGTATCACAGCCGGTGTCCACGCACTGAGGCATCACTTTTGCAACTTCGCTAATTCCTTTCCACCGATATTGCCGTTACCGTCCGGCGGTTCCGGTTTTCTCGAGGCAAAGTATTCGTAAAAACGCCAGCGATCATAAACATCTTTTTGCGCTTCCTTGAGCATCCGCTTGGCATCTTCGGGATGACTCTTGGTGAGCATTTTGAAACGATTCTCGCGATAGAGATATTGCTCAAGGGCAATCTTCGGCGCGCGTGAATCAAGCTGAAGCGGGTTTTCGCCGGTTTCGGTTAAATCGGGGTTGTAGCGATAGAGCAACCATTGACCGGATTCGACGGCGGCTTTCTGATTTTGCATGCCAGTCGCCATGTTGATGCCATGCGCGATGCAATGACTATAAGCAATGATGAGCGATGGTCCGTCATAAGCCTCGGCTTCAAGAAAAGCCTTGAGCGTGTGTTCGTCTTTAGCGCCCATCGCAACCCGCGCCACATAGACATTGCCGTAAGTCATGGCAATCAATCCCAAATCTTTTTTCGCGACGGGCTTGCCCCCGGCAGCGAATTTTGCCACCGCCGCGCGCGGTGTGGCTTTCGACATTTGTCCGCCGGTGTTGGAATAGACTTCGGTGTCGAGTACCAGAATGTTGACGTTGCGACCGCTTGCCAGGACATGGTCGAGTCCACCATAACCAATGTCATAAGCCCAGCCGTCGCCGCCAACAATCCATACGCTCTTTTTCACCAGGTAATCGGCGAGACTTTGTAATTGTTTCGCTTCAACCGAATCGAGACCGGCAAGTTGCTGTTTCAATATTTCAACCCGTTCGCGCTGGTCATAAATATCCGCTTCATTTTTTTGCTCGGCATTCAGAATGTGTTCGACCAATTCGTCGCCAACCACACTGGCGAATTTCGGCAACAGTTGTTTGGCAAAGGCAGTTTGCTGGTCAATCGACAATCTGAACCCCAAACCAAACTCGGCATTGTCTTCAAAGAGGGAATTCGACCAGGCGGGACCGCGACCTTCGCCATTTTGTGTGTAAGGCGTGGTCGGCAGATTGCCGCCATAAATCGAAGAACAACCGGTGGCATTGGCAATCACCGTGCGGTCGCCGAAAAGCTGAGTGACCAGTTTGATGTAAGGCGTTTCGCCGCATCCGGCGCATGCCCCGGAAAATTCAAACAGCGGTTCCTGCACCTGTTGTTGACGAATCGTCGAGTTTTTAATCAACCGACGGTCGAGTTCGGGAATCTCTAAATAGAAATCCCAATTGTCGCGTTCGCTTTCGCGAAGCGGCGGTTGCGCTTGCATATTGAGGGCTTTGAGCCGGGTTTCGGTTTTGTTTTTCGCGGGACAAATATCGACGCAAATCCCGCAACCCGTGCAATCTTCGGGTGCCACCTGAATGGTGTATTTCAACCCTTGCCATTCGCGGTCGCGGGCATCACAGGATTTGAAAGATTCGGGCGCGCCTTCGAGATATTTCGCGTCATAGGCTTTAATGCGAATGACACTATGCGGGCAGACCATCGCGCATTTGCCGCATTGAATACACACCTGCGAATCCCAAACCGGAATTTCCAATGCGAGATTGCGTTTTTCCCATTTCGCGGTTGCCGTCGGATAAGTGCCATCGCAAGGCAAGGCGCTCACCGGCAATAAATCGCCCTGACAGGCAATCATTTTTCCCAGTACATCGCGCACAAAAGTCGGAGCAGTTGGCGAGACCGGCGGCGGCATCGCTATGTTGCCGGTCACATCGCCGGGAATCGTAACTTCAAAGAGATGCGCCAAGGTTTCATCCACCGCTTTTAAATTCAACGCGACGATTTCATCGCCTTTTTTGCCATAGGTTTTCCTGATGGAATCTTTGATTGCGACAATCGCTTCGGCTTTCGGCAAGACGCCCGACAGGGCAAAGAAACAGACCTGCATCACCGTATTGATGCGCGTTCCCATGCCGCTTTCTCTGGCTACTTTAGTCGCATCAATGACGAAAAATTTAGCGCGTTTTTCGATTAGCTGTTCCTGCATGGTCTGCGGCAACTCGTGCCAGATTTGCTCTTTTGAATAAGGTGTGTTGAGCAGAAAAGTGCCGCCCTCGACCAACGCCGAAAGCATATCGTAACGTTCGAGGAATATCGGTTGATGACAGGCGACGAAATTCGATTGGGTGATGAGATAGGTTGAACGAATCGGTTCGGGACCAAATCGTAAGTGGGACACGGTGACGGCTCCGGCTTTTTTGGAGTCGTAAACAAAATAGCCTTGCGCGAAATTATCGGTGTTTTCGCCAATGATTTTGATGGAATTTTTATTCGCGCCGACCGTGCCATCCGAACCCAAGCCATAAAACATGGCGCGCACTACGCTTGCGGGTTCGGTTGAAAAACGGTCATCGTATTCGAGACTGGTGAAGGTCACATCGTCATTGATGCCGATGGTGAAATGATTTTTCGGATGTTCATGTTTGAGATTATCGAATAGCGCTTTAACCATCGCGGGGGTGAATTCTTTTGAAGATAACCCGTAACGCCCGCCGACGATTTTCGGCGCGACTTCGAGTTCGCCCCATTGTTTGCTCATTCCTTCGTGAAGCGCGGTGATGCAATCCTGATAAAGCGGTTCGCCGGCGCTGCCCGGCTCTTTGGTGCGGTCAAGCACGGCAATAGCTTTAACGGTTGCCGGTAACGCTTCAACAAAACGTTTAGAATCGAACGGGCGATACAAGCGCACTTTCAACACCCCGACCTTTTCGCCCTGGGCGTTTAAGTAATCGACGGTTTCGTGAACCGCTTCCGCGCCCGAACCCATTAAAACAATAATGCGCTCGGCATCCGTTGCGCCGTGATATTCATAGAGGTGATACTGCCGTCCGGTAATTGCCGCGAATTTATCCATCGCCTTCTGCAAAATATCCGGGCATTTGTCATAGAAAGGATTGACGGTTTCGCGGGCTTGAAAATAGACATCGGGGTTTTGCGCCGTGCCGCGCAGCACCGGATGGTCGGGCGAAAGCGCGCGCCCGCGATGCGCCAGCACTAAATCGAGGTCAATCATTTCGCGCATATCATCGTCGGTGAGCAGTTCGACTTTGGCGACTTCATGCGAGGTGCGGAACCCGTCGAAGAAATGCAGAAAGGGAATGCGCGACTCAAGCGATGCAGCCTGTGCAATCAGCGCAAAATCCATCGCTTCCTGTACCGAATTTGACGCAAGCAGTGCAAAGCCGGTGGCGCGCGTTGCCATCACATCGCTATGATCGCCGAAAATTGAAAGCCCCTGCGCGGCAAGTGATCGTGCCGCCACGTGGATGACCATCGGTGTGAGTTCACCGGCAATCTTATACATATTGGGAATCATCAGCAGCAAGCCCTGCGATGCCGTGAAGGTTGTGGTTAGTGAACCGGTTTGCAATGCGCCGTGTACAGCGCCCGCCGCGCCGCCTTCGCTTTGCATTTCAATGACCGATGGCACGATGCCCCAGATGTTCGGTTGATGCGCCGCAGACCAGGCATCAGACCATTCGCCCATTGGCGATGATGGCGTAATTGGATAAATGGCAATGACTTCATTGATTCGATAAGCAACGTGGGCGACGGCTTCATTGCCGTCAAAGGTGATTAATTCTCTTTTCATAATTTCCTCTAACGGGCGTGAGAGAGCAAAACCTATTCCAGCGGGAAATTGATTCCAAGTTCGGGGGATTGCGGAAAAATACCAGTGAGAAAACCATACAGGTTGCGATAACGCCCATCATTCGCCGGTTGAATTGTGAAATTTTTCGCAGCAATGGTGATTAACGCGAAGATTTATTCGGGTATGAGTTTTGCACCACAACAAAGATTATTAAACTTTACACACTCGGAGGAGTTATGAGCTTTACCTTATCCAATACGGTTAGAGAAGTCGCGGTTAAATTGCCCGGAGCCACGCGGATATTTGAACGACTGGGTATCGATTATTGTTGTGGCGGCAATCGTTCGCTAAATGAAGCCTGCCAGCTTGCACAGGTTTCAACTGAAGAGGTTTTATCTTCACTGATGGAGCTTGATAAAAACCATGAGCCGTTGCCAAATCACAATTGGCAACAGGAATCGCTTATTGCACTGGTTGATTTTATTGTGCAAACCCATCATGTGTTTACCAAACAGGAGATTGAACGGTTGGAAAAATTACTGATCAGCGTTTGCAAGGCGCACGCCCAAAATCATCCTGAACTTTTACGCTTGAATGAATTATTTAAATTGCTGGCAGAAGATTTACTCCCGCATATGATGAAGGAAGAGAGCGTGCTGTTTCCTTACGTGAAAGCTTTGGAATCGGCGCAGAAAAATCATCATAAACCGCCGATGCCGTTTTTCGGAACCGTGAAAAACCCCGTGAGGATGATGATGATGGAACATGATAACGTCGGTGAATTGCTGCGCATTATGCGAACCATGACCAACAATTATCAGGTTCCGGCGGATGCCTGCATCAGTTATCAAACTTTGTATGAAGCCTTGCCGTCATTTGAAGCAGATTTACACCAGCACATTCACCTGGAAAATAATGTTCTTTTTCCGCGAACCCTGGAATTGGAAAAGGCTGCCTGGTATGAATTGCAACTTGCTTGAATGAACCGATAGGGGAGGAAAAAATGAATCTTCCCTTTAGCGCAGATCAATTCTTTAGCATTTTTGAGACATATAATCGGGCAATTTTTCCCGTTCAGGTGATTGCCTATGCGCTCGGCGGCGTTGCTGTGCTGATGGCGCTTTCAAAATTTTCAAAGCGCGACCAACTGGTAGCTGCGATATTGGCTGCCTTCTGGTTATGGACAGGAATTTTTTATCACTTGATGTATTTCAGCAGCCTTAACCCGGCTGCTTACATTTTTGGTCTGGTATTTATAATTCAGGGGGGGCTGTTACTGTGGTTTGGATTTGTAAAGCAACAGCTCTCTTTTAGTTTTAGCAGAAACCTTCGCAGCCTGGTGGGGGGATTGTTGATACTTTATGCAATGGCGCTGTACCCGGCACTCGGATATGTATTCGACCATGGTTATCCCCAATCACCCATGTTTGGGGTGACGCCCTGCCCGTTGACCATTTTTACTTTGGGTTTCTTCTTATTCGTCCAAAAAAAAGTTCCCTGGCAATTGTTAATCATTCCGCTGTTGTGGTCATTGGTTGGGTCAACGGCAGCTTTTCTCTTTGGGGTGAAAGAGGATTTCGGGTTGCTTGTCGCAGGTCTACTTGTGCTAGCTTTTGTATTTGAGAGCCGTCGCGAAAAAATCCTCGCGCGTCTTTAGTGGGTGGGGAATAAGTCGCACACCATTTCCTGTTCTATGCAAATAGTGGCGATTTTCTGGACTATTCCCCATTTTTTGTGTGGTTCGGTGATTGCTTTAACGATTCTGAATTATTTCAAAATTCAACATGACGGAGAGGTGTGAATATGAAATACATCAGAACCATTCTGGCGTTGTTGTTGACGGTTTTCTGCGGAGCAGGCGGGGGCATATTCCTGACCTTTACGGGCAGCAGTTTAGTTGGCACCTACCTTTACACGGCATTTCCGTTTGCCGTAGCGGTTTTGTTTATCGCCATCGGTTTGGATGTTCTCGGTGACCTGAAACGCCAGGCGTCGGAAACCAAAGAGTCACAAACCGCCGATACGCAGGCTTCCACAACGACGCATCATCCGAAGGCTGCCTGAGCCTGAAATCAATTAGGTGGTTATGAATTCAAATGTTGTTCATCTGCTGCGCTGCAAAGCCTGCGGAAGCGTTAATCGTGTCCCGGCTGATCGGTTGAAGCAAAAATTCATTCCGATTTGCGGGCGTTGCGCTACGGCTTTGTCTCTGGGCGCAGAGCCGGTCATGGTCAACCACAGCAATTTTGCCGAAGTGGTCGAGCAATCGGCGATTCCGGTTGTTGTTGATTTCTGGGCTGACTGGTGCGCGCCCTGCAAAATGCTCGCCCCTGTGCTTGACCAACTGGCAAGCGAACTCGACGGGCGCGTGCAGATTGCCAAATTAAATATCGATGAAAATCAGGCAATGGCTGTGCGGTTTAATGTTCGCAGCATCCCGACATTGATTATTTTCAAAGACGGCAAAGCGGTTGACCGGCTGATTGGTTTGATGAGCAAAGAGCAGATTATGAGCCGGTTGGAAGCTGTGCTGGAGAATTAACTGCGGGTAAGCAAATGAAAATAGAAAGGCAAATTTCGATTTAAAACCCGACAGCCGTTTGTGCATTCAAGCCTTGCCCGCGTGTTCGCAAACCACGATGTGCGCGTAATCAATCGGTTTGAAACGCCGCAGATGAAATTTGTGTCGCAACCCTTCGGCATCATAATCGTGAATCAATCGGAATCCGAAATTCTTTAAATAATCAGCGACTGCTTCGGGTTGCAATCCGAATAGCCACGGTTCACCGAGTTGCGCCACGCGGCGCGCTGCAAATCGCGCTTCGGCATTTGGCGTGGTCTGGTCAATGACTTCCTGCAAGAAATAATCGAATGTGAGTTTGCTCCCCTGGCTTCCCAACAAACGGATTTGCGTTAAAGCGCGCGCCATCGCCTGCTCAGTCAAATAGTACGACACGCCCATCCAGATAATCAGTGAAAGTTGATGGCTGGCGCATCCTGCCTCTTGCAATTTTTCAACGAAGTTATCTTTTTCAAAATCAACGGCGACAAAGCGCAGATTATCGGGGATGCCCAACCGTTCCAAGACTCTGCGTTTGACCTTTTGGGTAGCCGGATGATCGACTTCAAAAACCGTTACGCCACGAAGCGTTTGCTGAATTCTTAACGCCATCGAATCAAACCCCGCGCCTAAAAGCACGAGTTGCTGCAATCCTTGACCAACCATCTCGCTTGCCAGTTCATCGGCAAAACGCGCGCGAATGGCAACGAATTCCTGCCCGCCGGTTGCCCAGAAATCCAGAAAGCGCGATAGCAGACGCGAGCGCATCGGGCTGCGGGCAACCAGGCGCAAATATGGATGTTGAATAAATGCCGATGCGTAAGGGTCGTCGAGTATGCGTTGGGATGGCGGCAGATTCTGTTGTATGGCGCGGGCTAAGGCAACCGCCTCGGCGGTGCGGCTGTAATCTTTTCTCATCAAGCATTCCCCTCAAACCCATCGCAGACGTTTGCGAGAATGAATTCTTTTTGACAATACACTGCTACTTGAGTTGAGCAAGCGGTCTTTGACCGCCTGTTAAAAATCATCGCGGTCAAAGACCGCTTGCTTAAAAATTTTTCCGGTAAAATCAACCGCAAAATGCTCTCAAGAACGGTTGCCAGTGTAGCACATTTTTTTCAGGCAACTGGTATTCGGGAAGAACGAATGAATTCTGGCAAGCGCCTGTGGCAGCGGGTGGGTTGAACACACACAATGAGCCGCCGGTTACCGCCGAATCGTACTGCTTTACTTGCGTTTTTGCAGCGAGGCGCTGAGGCGTTGTGAATTGCCAATCACCGATAAACTCGATAGCAACATGGCGGCGGCGGCAAGCAACGGATTCAACACGCCCGTGACTGCGAGGCTGATGCTCAAGGTGTTATACACGAATGCCCAGAACAGATTTTGTCTGACGACGCGCCAGGTCTTGCGCGAAATCTCGAACGCTTCGATAACTTTCGTCAGTGAATTGCTCATTAACACCATCGCTGCGGCGCGCATCGCGAGGTCTGCCCCCGACCCCACAGCGATGCCTAAATCAGCTTTCGCCAAAGCCGGCGCATCGTTAATGCCATCGCCAATCATGGCGACGACTTTGCCCTGTTGCTGCAATCGCTCAATCACCTGGGTTTTATCATCGGGCAGGGCTTCGGCTATGAATTCATCTGCGCCAACCTGTTTGGTAATCCAGGCGGTCGTGTCTTGCGCGTCACCCGAAACTATCAAGGTTTTGATGCCGCGCGCTCTTAAATCATTCACGACCTGGCGGGCTTCCGGTTTAACCTGGTCGCCGAAGGCGAGCACGCCTTTGATTGCGCCTTGCCAGCCGAAAAATGCCACCGTGCGCCCTTGCCGCTCCCACTGATTGGCGCTTTCCAGAAATTGCGAACCCGACAGTCGCGCTTCGCTTTCGGCGAGTTTGCGATTGCCGATGAAAATGCGTTTGTTTGAAATCTTGCCGGTGATGCCAAGCCCTTTATGAATTTGCACCTCGCGGGCTTCCGTAATATCGATATTTTCATGCTCGGCGTAATTGATGACCGCGCGTCCCAAGGGATGTTCCGAACAGCGTTCAAGCCCAGCGAGCATCGGCAAGTAATGGGTTTTAAAAATCCCGTCGGATAAATTTTCACTTACAGGCGGTTGTAGTGAGTTCTGCAATTGCAGGGCGATGGTTGGAATGAAATTTTCGAGCATCACCGTTTCAGGTTGAATGTCGAAATCTAGGAGCGCGAAGTTGCCTTCGGTGATGGTTCCGGTTTTATCCAATATCACCACATCAACTTTGCGAATGGTTTCCAGTACCCGACTGTCGCTAACGAGTATGCCTGAACGTGAAGCCGCGCCAATGGCGGCGGTGATGGCAAGCGGCGTTGCCATCCCCAACGCACAGGGGCAAGCGATAACCAGAACCGTGATGGCGCGCATCAAGGCATCGCCCAGGTTGGTAAACCCGCCGAGCCAGCAAATCGCAAAAGTTGAAACGGCAACGACAATGACGCCCGGCACGAAAATGCGCGACACTTTATCAACCGTGCGCTCGATTGCCGAACGACTGCTCAGGGCGTGTTCTACCAGGCGAATGATTTGCGCCAGCGTCGTGTCATTGCCAACCTTGGTGGCGCGAATGTGCAGGACGCTACTGACATTGACGCTGCCCGATACCACAGGGCTATCAATCCCTTTAGCGATTGGCGACGATTCGCCTGTGAGCAACGATTCATCGGTATGCGATGCGCCTTCGACCACTACACCATCAGCCGGTATGCGTTCACCGGCTTTGACGACAAAAATATCATCGACACTGAGCGCCTCGATGGAAACAAATTTTTCCAAGCCACCGGCATACAGTCGAACTTTTTTCGGCATTAACCGATAAAGCATGGTGATGGCTTTGCTGGTGCGCTCTTTTGCGCCGCGTTCGATTAATTTGCCAAGTAAAACCAAGGTGACGATTGCTGAAGCGGTATCGAAATAGACATGGGTTTCGCCGCGAAAGGCTTGAATCGAACTGTAAACATAAGCCGCAAGAATGCCTAAACCAAGGAGCGTTTCCATTCTTACAGTGCGATTGATGAAGCCTTGCCAGGCGAGTTGCATAATCGTTTTTGCAGAAAAGAAGATGACAGGCGCAGCCAGCGCCATCAACACAAAGGGCAGGAAACGCGCCAGACTTTCATTGATTTGCTCGAAATATCCAACATAAAGCGCCGTGCTCAACGTCATGATGTTGAGCCACAGAAAACCCGCAATGCCGAGTCGCAAAATTAAATCGCGCCGTTCCGTCTGCGCTGCTTCATTGTCGCCGGTGTATTCGCTGGCTTGATAACCGAGTTGCTTGATGCGCTGAGTGATGCGGTCGGGCGGCAGATATTGCGGGCAGTAACGAACTTTAACTAAATCGGATGCAAAGAACGCTTCAGCGGAAACCACGCCGCGTTCATTCGATAAGGCGTGCTCGATAAGCCAGGCGCAAGACGAACACCACATGCCTGAAACCTGAATCAATGCCTCTTCGGTTGGTGTGCCTTGGGGAATTTCAAGAGTTGATTTTTTAGTTGATTGGGTTCTGCCGGTGGAAATCAGTCCGAGCTGTAAACTGCGTTTGAAAATTTCAGTTTCGCGAATGTCTTCACCGCTGTCGATGACGCCGCTTTCCAGCAATATGGCATAAACATTTGTGCAACCCAGACAACAGAACCATTTGGTTTCATGGTTAAATTGTCGTTGAAATGGATGGCGTCCGACCGGTAATTGACACAGGTCGCACGGATAGTTTGCCTGCTCTTCTTTCATGCAATGACCCTTTTCAATGATGTGATAGTTCGGCGTTTACGGGTTTGCCTTGTTCATCAAGAATGATGGGATTGGCTTTCTTGGAAACGTAATAAACCACAACCAGAATTCCGATAAACAAGACCATCACCAGCGGCAACACGTAGAGTAAAACCGGGTGCCCTGTTTTTGATGCGGGATGAGTTGATTGAATATTCACAGCACTCTCCTTTGAATGAAGCGCAAGTGAGCCGGGAATAATCGACTCACTTGCTGATGAGTTAAAGCAAACTAGAAGCGATAGGACATGCCCATTGCAAATTGCGAACGGGCTTTTAAATCGACGCCCGGCGCAATCTTTCCGGCAAGCTGGGCAACGCCGAAATCAATATTGAAGGGCACATCGCCTTTCGGCACGATGCGCACGAAATA harbors:
- a CDS encoding citrate synthase; the protein is MSAQTLTITDNRTGKQYEVPIDNGTIKAIDLRKIKTSDDDFGLMTYDPAFTNTASCKSKITLIDGDKGILRYRGYPIEQLAEHSSHLETAYLILHGELPDEAQLKDWTWNITHHTFIHENIKKFIDGFHYDAHPMGMLIGTIGALSTFYPDAKAIFNEDSRRKQISRLIAKVATIAAFAYRHRMGLPYVYPDNDLSYPGNFLNMMFKTTELKYQPDPILERALDVLFILHADHEQNCSTNAMRSIGSSQSDPYSAIAGAAAALYGPLHGGANEAVLRMLNEIGTVERIPEYIKKAKAGEIRLMGFGHRVYKNYDPRAKIIKKLAYEVFEVTGKNRLLDIALELERIALEDDYFVQRKLYPNVDFYSGIIYQAMGFPVEMFAVLFAIPRTAGWIAQWEEMLLDTEQKIARPRQIYLGSDIRDYVPMKKRG
- a CDS encoding dihydroorotate dehydrogenase-like protein, with the translated sequence MKLNTSYLGMNLRTPLIVSASPLSEELDNIKRMEDAGASAVVLHSLFEEQLTNDRFELNYHLSYGTESFAEALTFFPEPLDYHLGPEGYLNHIRRAKEAVNIPIIGSLNGSSIGGWTDYAKEIEQAGADAIELNIYYIPTDPDISGVEIEHTYLDILEMVKPHVKIPVSIKLSPFFSNLANFAKRLDGEGADGLVLFNRFYQPDLNLEALEVFPNIILSTPQAMRLPMRWIAILYGRIHASLAATSGIHTAQDVLKMLMVGANVTQLCSVLFRRGIDHIKIIERDLIEWMAEHEYESVRQLQGSMSQKNCANPSDFERAQYVRALHSYKPAHL
- the nifJ gene encoding pyruvate:ferredoxin (flavodoxin) oxidoreductase; translated protein: MKRELITFDGNEAVAHVAYRINEVIAIYPITPSSPMGEWSDAWSAAHQPNIWGIVPSVIEMQSEGGAAGAVHGALQTGSLTTTFTASQGLLLMIPNMYKIAGELTPMVIHVAARSLAAQGLSIFGDHSDVMATRATGFALLASNSVQEAMDFALIAQAASLESRIPFLHFFDGFRTSHEVAKVELLTDDDMREMIDLDLVLAHRGRALSPDHPVLRGTAQNPDVYFQARETVNPFYDKCPDILQKAMDKFAAITGRQYHLYEYHGATDAERIIVLMGSGAEAVHETVDYLNAQGEKVGVLKVRLYRPFDSKRFVEALPATVKAIAVLDRTKEPGSAGEPLYQDCITALHEGMSKQWGELEVAPKIVGGRYGLSSKEFTPAMVKALFDNLKHEHPKNHFTIGINDDVTFTSLEYDDRFSTEPASVVRAMFYGLGSDGTVGANKNSIKIIGENTDNFAQGYFVYDSKKAGAVTVSHLRFGPEPIRSTYLITQSNFVACHQPIFLERYDMLSALVEGGTFLLNTPYSKEQIWHELPQTMQEQLIEKRAKFFVIDATKVARESGMGTRINTVMQVCFFALSGVLPKAEAIVAIKDSIRKTYGKKGDEIVALNLKAVDETLAHLFEVTIPGDVTGNIAMPPPVSPTAPTFVRDVLGKMIACQGDLLPVSALPCDGTYPTATAKWEKRNLALEIPVWDSQVCIQCGKCAMVCPHSVIRIKAYDAKYLEGAPESFKSCDARDREWQGLKYTIQVAPEDCTGCGICVDICPAKNKTETRLKALNMQAQPPLRESERDNWDFYLEIPELDRRLIKNSTIRQQQVQEPLFEFSGACAGCGETPYIKLVTQLFGDRTVIANATGCSSIYGGNLPTTPYTQNGEGRGPAWSNSLFEDNAEFGLGFRLSIDQQTAFAKQLLPKFASVVGDELVEHILNAEQKNEADIYDQRERVEILKQQLAGLDSVEAKQLQSLADYLVKKSVWIVGGDGWAYDIGYGGLDHVLASGRNVNILVLDTEVYSNTGGQMSKATPRAAVAKFAAGGKPVAKKDLGLIAMTYGNVYVARVAMGAKDEHTLKAFLEAEAYDGPSLIIAYSHCIAHGINMATGMQNQKAAVESGQWLLYRYNPDLTETGENPLQLDSRAPKIALEQYLYRENRFKMLTKSHPEDAKRMLKEAQKDVYDRWRFYEYFASRKPEPPDGNGNIGGKELAKLQK
- the ric gene encoding iron-sulfur cluster repair di-iron protein; the encoded protein is MSFTLSNTVREVAVKLPGATRIFERLGIDYCCGGNRSLNEACQLAQVSTEEVLSSLMELDKNHEPLPNHNWQQESLIALVDFIVQTHHVFTKQEIERLEKLLISVCKAHAQNHPELLRLNELFKLLAEDLLPHMMKEESVLFPYVKALESAQKNHHKPPMPFFGTVKNPVRMMMMEHDNVGELLRIMRTMTNNYQVPADACISYQTLYEALPSFEADLHQHIHLENNVLFPRTLELEKAAWYELQLA
- a CDS encoding DUF6064 family protein — translated: MNLPFSADQFFSIFETYNRAIFPVQVIAYALGGVAVLMALSKFSKRDQLVAAILAAFWLWTGIFYHLMYFSSLNPAAYIFGLVFIIQGGLLLWFGFVKQQLSFSFSRNLRSLVGGLLILYAMALYPALGYVFDHGYPQSPMFGVTPCPLTIFTLGFFLFVQKKVPWQLLIIPLLWSLVGSTAAFLFGVKEDFGLLVAGLLVLAFVFESRREKILARL
- the trxA gene encoding thioredoxin — translated: MNSNVVHLLRCKACGSVNRVPADRLKQKFIPICGRCATALSLGAEPVMVNHSNFAEVVEQSAIPVVVDFWADWCAPCKMLAPVLDQLASELDGRVQIAKLNIDENQAMAVRFNVRSIPTLIIFKDGKAVDRLIGLMSKEQIMSRLEAVLEN
- a CDS encoding SAM-dependent methyltransferase encodes the protein MRKDYSRTAEAVALARAIQQNLPPSQRILDDPYASAFIQHPYLRLVARSPMRSRLLSRFLDFWATGGQEFVAIRARFADELASEMVGQGLQQLVLLGAGFDSMALRIQQTLRGVTVFEVDHPATQKVKRRVLERLGIPDNLRFVAVDFEKDNFVEKLQEAGCASHQLSLIIWMGVSYYLTEQAMARALTQIRLLGSQGSKLTFDYFLQEVIDQTTPNAEARFAARRVAQLGEPWLFGLQPEAVADYLKNFGFRLIHDYDAEGLRHKFHLRRFKPIDYAHIVVCEHAGKA